Proteins encoded in a region of the Vicia villosa cultivar HV-30 ecotype Madison, WI linkage group LG5, Vvil1.0, whole genome shotgun sequence genome:
- the LOC131604563 gene encoding agamous-like MADS-box protein AGL61, whose protein sequence is MNTINQRKKTMGRKKIEIKKVEKEANKQVTFSKRRSGLFKKACELCILCDVHLDIIVFSPADKIFRCGCSQPSTDAVLKSYIRGTTEFEDQQLMGDSLIYEEYNKEYEEALKVLQMEKKKLADIENLARVSKRGAWWNDSIDDMNGEELEYFMMSIFELKKNLLKKNMNIS, encoded by the coding sequence ATGAACACAATTAACCAAAGAAAGAAAACCATGGGACGCAAGAAAATCGAAATCAAGAAAGTCGAAAAAGAAGCCAACAAACAAGTCACATTCTCGAAACGAAGATCTGGTTTGTTCAAAAAAGCTTGTGAACTTTGCATCTTATGTGATGTTCATCTCGACATCATTGTGTTTTCGCCTGCCGATAAAATATTTCGGTGCGGTTGCAGTCAACCGAGCACTGACGCGGTCCTCAAAAGTTACATCCGTGGAACCACGGAGTTTGAAGATCAGCAGTTGATGGGAGATTCTTTGATCTATGAAGAGTATAATAAGGAGTATGAAGAGGCATTAAAGGTCTTGCAAATGGAAAAGAAGAAACTTGCGGATATTGAAAATTTGGCTAGGGTTTCGAAGAGAGGTGCATGGTGGAATGACTCTATTGATGATATGAATGGTGAAGaacttgaatattttatgatgtcGATTTTTGAGTTAAAGAAGAACTTGCTGAAAAAGAACATGAACATCTCATGA